The Halomonas sp. 7T genome contains a region encoding:
- the accB gene encoding acetyl-CoA carboxylase biotin carboxyl carrier protein: MDIRKVKKLIELLEESNISEIEIQEGEESVRISRHPNGATWQPQPMPQYAPQAPYQQAPSASAAPVAAEPQESSYRGEAVHSPMVGTFYRSPAPGAKAFIEVGDTVKQGDTVCIIEAMKMMNQIEADRDGVVEAILVEDGEPVEFDQPMIVIA; encoded by the coding sequence ATGGATATTCGTAAAGTTAAGAAATTGATTGAGTTACTCGAAGAGTCCAACATCAGCGAAATTGAAATTCAAGAAGGCGAAGAGTCCGTCCGTATCAGCCGCCATCCGAATGGGGCAACTTGGCAGCCCCAGCCAATGCCCCAATACGCCCCGCAAGCCCCCTATCAGCAGGCACCCTCCGCTAGCGCTGCGCCAGTAGCGGCTGAGCCCCAGGAATCCAGCTATCGCGGTGAAGCCGTTCACTCCCCCATGGTGGGTACGTTTTACCGTAGCCCTGCACCGGGCGCGAAAGCCTTCATTGAAGTGGGCGATACTGTGAAGCAAGGCGATACGGTATGCATCATTGAAGCAATGAAAATGATGAACCAAATCGAAGCCGACCGCGACGGCGTGGTTGAAGCCATCCTTGTGGAAGATGGCGAGCCGGTGGAATTCGATCAGCCTATGATCGTCATCGCTTAA
- the folE gene encoding GTP cyclohydrolase I FolE — MTDDIAQYYREIITALGEDPEREGLRDTPKRAAKAMQFLTAGYRQSLDEIVNGAVFESQTDEMVLVKDIELYSMCEHHLLPFIGKCHIAYLPDGKVLGLSKFARIVDMFARRMQIQENLTREIAETVQQVTQARGVAVVIEARHLCMMMRGVEKQNSSMTSSVMLGGFRANQATRQEFLTLIN; from the coding sequence ATGACTGATGATATCGCCCAGTATTACCGAGAAATCATTACTGCTTTGGGGGAAGACCCAGAGCGTGAAGGGCTGCGTGATACGCCTAAGCGAGCAGCCAAGGCCATGCAGTTTTTAACGGCAGGGTACCGTCAGTCGCTGGACGAAATTGTCAATGGCGCGGTGTTTGAATCTCAAACCGATGAGATGGTGCTCGTCAAAGATATCGAACTCTACTCAATGTGTGAGCACCATTTGTTGCCCTTCATCGGTAAGTGCCATATCGCTTATTTGCCGGATGGTAAGGTGCTTGGGCTCTCTAAATTTGCTCGAATCGTGGATATGTTTGCAAGGCGTATGCAAATTCAAGAGAACCTTACCCGTGAAATCGCAGAGACCGTGCAACAAGTTACTCAAGCAAGAGGGGTTGCGGTGGTTATAGAGGCGCGCCACTTATGCATGATGATGCGAGGTGTTGAGAAACAGAATTCAAGCATGACATCTTCAGTAATGCTGGGCGGTTTTCGCGCTAATCAGGCCACACGTCAAGAGTTTCTAACATTGATTAATTAA
- a CDS encoding serine/threonine protein kinase, whose protein sequence is MSHPFNALSPDTVMSAAESIGVWPAGEPFALNSYENRVLMFRDDDGSRWIVKFYRPGRWSNDAIQEEHDFLQELRQADVPVMAPWRDSHGRSLHEFQQFRFALFPQCGGQAPELENPTHLFALGEALGSLHNVASRKAFQYRRQLQFERDISEAETCVLASQWLSKHQRRGYQQVIQKILRQPGVKAVDATPMMRTHGDCHLGNVLGRDEAFTLVDFDDCITAPAIQDVWMLLPVNDPNSWRAQLSEFVEGYEETLPFPHQQMALIEPLRTYRLIRHTAWLVSRWDDPAFPRAFPWLAESGYWDQHIRQLEQQCLQLEKPIWLA, encoded by the coding sequence ATGTCACATCCGTTTAACGCGCTATCGCCCGACACCGTTATGTCTGCCGCTGAGTCAATTGGTGTCTGGCCTGCTGGCGAACCGTTCGCGCTTAACAGCTACGAAAACCGTGTGCTTATGTTTCGCGATGATGACGGTAGCCGCTGGATAGTCAAGTTCTATCGTCCTGGACGTTGGAGTAATGACGCGATTCAAGAAGAGCACGATTTTCTGCAAGAGCTGCGCCAAGCAGATGTGCCGGTAATGGCACCATGGCGGGATAGTCACGGCCGCTCGTTGCATGAATTTCAGCAGTTTCGGTTTGCATTGTTTCCCCAGTGCGGGGGACAAGCGCCTGAGTTAGAGAATCCCACCCACCTTTTTGCTCTGGGAGAAGCGCTGGGCAGCCTTCATAACGTAGCGAGTAGAAAAGCCTTTCAATACCGGCGCCAGTTGCAGTTTGAGCGCGATATCAGTGAAGCAGAAACGTGCGTATTGGCGAGCCAGTGGCTCAGTAAACACCAGCGGCGCGGCTACCAGCAGGTTATTCAAAAAATTCTTCGTCAGCCTGGCGTGAAGGCTGTTGATGCCACACCGATGATGCGGACTCATGGTGATTGCCATTTAGGGAATGTGCTGGGTAGAGATGAAGCATTCACGTTAGTTGATTTTGACGACTGTATTACAGCACCCGCTATCCAAGACGTATGGATGCTGCTTCCAGTAAACGACCCTAATAGCTGGCGCGCACAATTAAGTGAATTTGTTGAGGGTTATGAAGAGACGCTGCCATTTCCGCATCAACAAATGGCTTTGATTGAACCATTAAGGACTTACCGCTTAATTCGCCATACTGCATGGTTAGTCTCACGATGGGATGATCCCGCTTTTCCCCGCGCATTTCCCTGGTTAGCAGAAAGCGGATATTGGGATCAGCATATTCGCCAATTAGAGCAACAGTGCTTACAGCTTGAAAAGCCGATTTGGCTGGCCTGA
- the prmA gene encoding 50S ribosomal protein L11 methyltransferase, producing the protein MPWLQLKAHVAPEQADLLEELLLAEGATAIGLQDAHDNPVFEPERGTTPLWQDTILTGLYDDLEGIHEMLGRIEAAWAEQLPSEPCPTIEYELLADRDWEREWMDDFTPLRMGERLWIVPSWHEPPEADAVNLILDPGLAFGTGTHPTTALCLEWLDSLAVAGQLQDKKVLDVGCGSGILAIAALKLGALHADGTDIDPQALQASRDNAERNHINDEQLALYYPEQLTGGPYPVVTANILAGPLVELSPMIAGHVAPGGQLALSGILANQANDVLEAYQAQGLIMEEPSLREGWVRLSGRRPA; encoded by the coding sequence ATGCCCTGGCTTCAACTCAAAGCTCACGTTGCCCCCGAGCAAGCGGATCTGCTCGAAGAGCTGCTGCTCGCCGAAGGTGCCACCGCCATCGGCCTGCAAGATGCCCATGACAACCCTGTCTTTGAACCAGAGCGAGGCACAACGCCTCTGTGGCAAGACACCATCCTCACCGGCTTGTACGACGACCTTGAAGGCATTCATGAAATGTTAGGACGGATTGAGGCCGCCTGGGCTGAGCAGTTGCCCAGCGAACCTTGCCCTACTATCGAATATGAGCTACTTGCTGACCGAGACTGGGAAAGAGAGTGGATGGACGACTTCACTCCCCTACGCATGGGAGAGCGACTCTGGATTGTGCCTAGCTGGCATGAACCACCGGAAGCTGACGCCGTTAACCTAATTCTCGATCCCGGCCTCGCCTTTGGTACCGGTACTCACCCTACAACAGCACTCTGCCTGGAGTGGCTGGACAGCCTAGCCGTTGCCGGCCAACTGCAAGATAAAAAGGTGCTGGATGTGGGCTGTGGCTCAGGAATACTTGCCATTGCAGCGCTTAAGCTAGGCGCCCTGCATGCTGATGGCACCGATATCGACCCCCAGGCACTACAAGCTAGCCGGGATAACGCCGAACGCAACCACATCAATGACGAGCAGCTGGCACTTTACTACCCAGAGCAGTTAACAGGCGGCCCCTACCCCGTTGTTACCGCGAACATACTGGCAGGCCCCCTAGTTGAGCTATCCCCCATGATTGCTGGCCACGTCGCCCCAGGCGGGCAGCTGGCCTTATCCGGCATTTTGGCTAACCAAGCCAACGACGTGCTAGAAGCCTACCAAGCTCAAGGACTCATCATGGAAGAGCCATCACTTCGTGAAGGCTGGGTACGCTTATCCGGAAGGCGACCGGCTTAA
- the fis gene encoding DNA-binding transcriptional regulator Fis, producing the protein MTERDLLSSESSTHLSGTLADPANTTPPQPLREAVETAMRRYFEHLDGSQATDLYAMVMAEVEAPLLACVMDHTDGNQTRAADVLGLNRGTLRKKLKQYGLIEGDAP; encoded by the coding sequence ATGACCGAACGCGACCTGCTTTCCAGCGAATCTTCTACTCACCTTTCCGGTACGCTGGCGGACCCTGCTAACACGACGCCACCTCAACCCTTAAGAGAGGCTGTCGAAACGGCTATGCGTCGTTACTTCGAGCATCTCGATGGCAGCCAGGCGACTGACCTCTATGCCATGGTGATGGCCGAAGTGGAGGCGCCGCTTCTTGCCTGTGTCATGGATCATACGGACGGCAACCAGACCCGCGCTGCCGATGTACTGGGTTTAAATCGCGGCACGCTCCGCAAGAAGCTGAAACAGTACGGACTCATTGAAGGTGACGCCCCCTAA
- the accC gene encoding acetyl-CoA carboxylase biotin carboxylase subunit codes for MLDKVLIANRGEIALRILRACKELGIKTVAVHSKADRELMHVRLADEAVCIGPASSAQSYLNIPALISAAEVTDSTAIHPGYGFLSENANFAEQVERSGFTFIGPRAETIRLMGDKVSAIQSMKEAGVPTVPGSDGPLGDDDATNLATARRIGYPVIIKAASGGGGRGMRVVHTEGHLLSAITVTRTEAHAAFGDGTVYMEKFLEKPRHVEVQVLADGQGNAIHLYDRDCSLQRRHQKVLEEAPAPGLDPEARAQVLEACRQACIKINYRGAGTFEFLYENGEYFFIEMNTRVQVEHPVTEMVTGVDIVKEQLRIASGLPLSIRQEDVKLSGHSFECRINAEDSRTFMPSPGKVTLFHSPGGLGVRMDSHLYTGYTVPPHYDSLIGKLITWGEDREIALTRMRNALDELLVEGIKTNIDLQKDLVRDSYFRQGGVNIHYLEKKLSS; via the coding sequence ATGCTGGACAAGGTACTTATCGCGAACCGCGGCGAGATTGCCCTCCGTATCCTACGGGCCTGTAAAGAACTGGGCATTAAAACCGTAGCGGTACACTCCAAAGCTGACCGTGAACTAATGCACGTTCGCTTAGCAGATGAAGCCGTATGTATCGGGCCGGCATCGTCAGCGCAATCTTACTTAAACATTCCAGCGTTGATCAGCGCCGCCGAGGTGACTGACTCCACGGCCATTCATCCAGGCTATGGCTTTCTGTCAGAAAACGCCAACTTTGCTGAACAGGTAGAACGCTCCGGCTTTACCTTTATCGGCCCTCGCGCTGAGACGATCCGCTTGATGGGTGACAAGGTCAGCGCGATCCAGTCGATGAAGGAAGCAGGCGTTCCCACGGTGCCCGGCTCAGACGGCCCCTTAGGTGACGATGACGCTACCAATTTAGCCACGGCACGCCGAATCGGCTATCCGGTGATCATTAAAGCGGCTTCGGGTGGCGGCGGTCGCGGCATGCGCGTAGTGCATACCGAAGGCCACTTGCTATCAGCCATTACGGTAACCCGCACAGAAGCACACGCCGCTTTTGGTGATGGCACGGTTTACATGGAAAAATTCCTTGAGAAACCGCGCCACGTTGAAGTTCAAGTGCTTGCTGACGGCCAGGGCAATGCGATTCATTTGTATGATCGCGACTGCTCGCTACAGCGCCGCCATCAAAAAGTGTTAGAAGAAGCCCCCGCGCCTGGCCTTGACCCTGAAGCCCGTGCTCAAGTGCTGGAGGCGTGTCGCCAAGCGTGCATCAAGATTAATTATCGCGGTGCAGGCACCTTCGAGTTCTTGTACGAGAATGGCGAGTACTTCTTTATCGAAATGAACACCCGTGTTCAGGTAGAGCACCCGGTGACCGAGATGGTGACTGGCGTAGACATCGTCAAAGAGCAGCTGCGCATAGCCTCTGGCTTGCCTCTTTCGATTCGTCAGGAAGATGTAAAACTTAGCGGCCACTCTTTTGAGTGCCGGATTAACGCTGAAGACTCACGCACGTTTATGCCCTCACCGGGGAAGGTAACGCTGTTTCACTCCCCCGGCGGTCTCGGCGTGCGTATGGACTCGCATCTCTACACCGGCTACACCGTCCCTCCCCACTACGATTCACTGATCGGTAAACTGATTACGTGGGGAGAGGATCGCGAAATAGCCTTAACGCGGATGCGTAATGCACTCGACGAGCTGCTGGTCGAAGGCATTAAAACCAATATTGACCTGCAAAAAGACCTCGTCCGTGACAGCTACTTCCGCCAAGGCGGTGTCAATATCCACTACCTTGAGAAGAAGCTCAGCAGCTAA
- the purH gene encoding bifunctional phosphoribosylaminoimidazolecarboxamide formyltransferase/IMP cyclohydrolase: MVDSTLKADNNVTPVRRALLSVSDKTGIVEFARGLSQHGVELLSTGGTFRLLQDNSIPVIEVSEHTGFPEIMDGRVKTLHPKIHGGILARRGQDDAVMAENDITPIDMVIVNLYPFAATVANPDCTLEDAIENIDIGGPTMVRACAKNHAFTTIVVNADDYARVLGELTRHNGHVSAETRFDLAVKAFEHTAGYDGAIADYLGRKVHSEDASFARTFNLQLHKKQDMRYGENPHQQAAFYVDPTASEPSVATAKTLQGKPLSFNNVADTDAAFECVKAFDNTACVIVKHANPCGVAVGASALEAYDKAFATDPTSAFGGIIAFNVPLDAETARAIIDRQFVEVIIAPGVSDEAASIVAEKQNVRLLDVSAHWPGTAQAGLDFKRVNGGLLVQERDQGMVTREELTVVSERAPSEQELRDLAFAWRVAKFVKSNAIVYAKAGQTIGVGAGQMSRVYSAKIAGIKAADEGLSVPGSVMASDAFFPFRDGIDAAAEAGITAVIQPGGSMRDQEVIDAANEAGIAMVFTGMRHFRH; this comes from the coding sequence ATGGTTGATAGCACTCTTAAAGCTGATAACAACGTAACCCCCGTTCGCCGCGCCCTATTAAGCGTCTCTGATAAAACCGGCATTGTTGAATTTGCGCGCGGCTTAAGCCAACACGGCGTAGAGCTGCTGTCTACAGGCGGAACGTTTCGTCTACTGCAAGACAACAGCATCCCGGTTATAGAAGTTTCTGAACATACCGGCTTTCCCGAAATTATGGATGGCCGAGTTAAAACGTTACATCCCAAGATTCACGGCGGCATTCTTGCCCGTCGCGGGCAAGACGATGCAGTGATGGCCGAGAATGATATTACGCCCATCGATATGGTCATCGTTAACCTATACCCCTTTGCCGCCACCGTAGCCAACCCTGACTGCACGCTTGAAGACGCTATCGAAAATATTGATATCGGTGGCCCCACCATGGTGCGCGCCTGTGCCAAAAATCATGCGTTTACCACGATTGTGGTGAATGCAGATGATTATGCGCGCGTTTTAGGTGAACTCACGCGTCACAATGGCCATGTAAGCGCTGAAACCCGCTTTGATCTCGCCGTTAAGGCGTTTGAACATACGGCAGGCTATGATGGGGCGATCGCTGACTACCTAGGCCGCAAAGTCCACAGCGAAGACGCTTCTTTCGCCCGCACATTCAATCTGCAGTTACATAAAAAGCAGGATATGCGCTATGGGGAAAACCCCCACCAGCAAGCGGCATTTTACGTTGACCCAACCGCGAGCGAACCGAGTGTTGCCACGGCTAAGACGCTTCAAGGCAAGCCGCTCTCTTTCAATAATGTGGCCGATACCGATGCTGCCTTTGAGTGCGTAAAGGCGTTCGACAACACCGCTTGCGTCATCGTCAAACACGCTAACCCTTGCGGCGTGGCCGTCGGTGCGTCGGCCCTGGAAGCCTACGACAAAGCCTTCGCTACCGACCCGACCAGTGCCTTTGGCGGCATTATTGCCTTCAATGTACCGCTAGATGCCGAGACCGCACGCGCCATCATCGACCGCCAGTTTGTTGAAGTCATTATCGCTCCTGGCGTCAGCGATGAGGCGGCCAGTATCGTCGCGGAGAAGCAGAACGTTCGCTTGTTGGATGTGAGCGCTCACTGGCCGGGCACCGCACAGGCTGGGCTTGATTTTAAACGCGTCAATGGTGGCCTGCTGGTGCAGGAGCGCGACCAGGGCATGGTTACCCGCGAAGAACTAACCGTCGTCAGCGAGCGAGCGCCATCGGAACAGGAACTACGTGACTTAGCCTTTGCATGGCGGGTGGCTAAATTCGTCAAATCTAATGCCATCGTCTACGCCAAAGCCGGTCAAACCATTGGCGTTGGCGCAGGCCAGATGAGCCGTGTTTACTCAGCTAAAATTGCGGGCATCAAAGCTGCCGACGAAGGGCTTTCGGTTCCTGGCTCGGTCATGGCGTCCGACGCCTTCTTCCCCTTCCGCGATGGCATTGACGCCGCCGCTGAAGCGGGCATTACCGCCGTCATTCAGCCGGGCGGTTCAATGCGCGACCAGGAAGTAATCGATGCAGCCAATGAGGCTGGTATTGCAATGGTATTTACAGGAATGCGCCACTTCCGCCACTGA
- the dusB gene encoding tRNA dihydrouridine synthase DusB has translation MTLLTTQPPKIGPYQLPNQVILAPMAGVTDRPFRQLCRRLGAGWVVGEMVTSDPSLWHTRKSQLRMDHQGEPSPRVVQIAGGDADMLANAARLNAELGAQVIDINMGCPAKKVCNKAAGSALMRDEGLVAEILEAVVAAVDIPVTLKIRTGWCAESNNGLRIAQLAESAGIQALAVHGRHREQRYTGWAEYDTIAEIKSRLSIPVFANGDIDSPEKAYDVLRYTGADAVMIGRGAQGNPWIFQEISHYLAHGERLTSPSLSERRHVLTEHVGELHTFYGETMGVRIARKHVGWYLNDDQRFSDHQRRTLKQQFNALSSPDSQFEWINNAMTHDAVERLLAKGSHAA, from the coding sequence ATGACTCTACTGACGACTCAACCCCCGAAGATTGGGCCTTATCAGTTGCCTAATCAGGTGATACTGGCGCCTATGGCTGGCGTCACCGACCGCCCTTTTCGGCAGCTTTGCCGACGGCTTGGTGCTGGCTGGGTAGTGGGTGAGATGGTCACCTCCGACCCATCACTGTGGCATACCCGTAAATCTCAGCTACGTATGGATCACCAAGGCGAGCCTTCCCCGCGCGTGGTGCAGATTGCCGGTGGCGATGCTGACATGCTTGCCAATGCGGCGCGGCTCAACGCTGAGCTAGGCGCACAGGTGATTGATATCAACATGGGCTGTCCAGCGAAAAAGGTCTGCAACAAAGCCGCTGGCTCTGCTCTCATGCGTGATGAAGGGCTAGTGGCTGAGATATTAGAAGCCGTGGTGGCTGCGGTAGATATCCCCGTCACGCTTAAAATTCGTACGGGCTGGTGCGCTGAATCAAACAATGGGCTGCGCATCGCTCAACTGGCCGAATCTGCCGGCATACAGGCACTGGCGGTACATGGACGCCACCGGGAGCAGCGCTATACTGGTTGGGCGGAGTACGACACGATTGCGGAGATTAAATCGCGCCTCTCGATACCCGTATTCGCCAATGGCGATATCGACAGCCCAGAAAAGGCCTATGACGTACTTCGCTATACCGGAGCAGATGCCGTCATGATAGGCCGCGGCGCTCAGGGTAATCCGTGGATATTTCAAGAAATTAGCCATTATTTAGCCCACGGCGAGCGGCTCACCTCTCCGAGCCTGAGCGAACGTCGTCACGTACTTACTGAACACGTGGGCGAACTGCACACATTTTATGGCGAAACCATGGGTGTTCGCATCGCACGTAAGCATGTCGGCTGGTACCTCAACGATGATCAGCGTTTTTCGGACCATCAACGCCGAACGCTAAAACAACAGTTTAATGCGCTTAGCTCGCCTGATTCGCAGTTTGAGTGGATTAATAATGCCATGACGCATGACGCTGTAGAGCGTCTGCTAGCCAAAGGAAGCCATGCTGCATGA
- a CDS encoding NAD-dependent succinate-semialdehyde dehydrogenase: MEALKETKLYCPFAYIDGSWVAADSGEQINVINPATGEPVGDIPRLGRAETERAIDAADAALPAWRSLTAQERADLLLKWHDLMLEHQHDLALLMTYEQGKPVKEAEGEIAYAASFLRWFAEEARRVYGETIPAAKASQRIVVTKQPVGVVGAITPWNFPAAMITRKAGAALAAGCTIVVKPASQTPFSATALALLAERAGIPRGVFNVVPGNASEIAKALTQSPKVRKITFTGSTEVGRKLMAQAAEHVQKISLELGGNAPFIVFEDADLDAAVEGAMAAKFRNAGQTCVCTNRFLVQSSVINAFCEKLAVAMNSELHVGDGTKSGVNIGPLIDENAVKKVSEHVQDAVDNGAELLLGGHPHPLGGNFFTPTLISFATDKMKVAHEETFGPLAAVFPFDDEETAIEMANDTQYGLASYFYSRDLARVWRVSEALEYGMVGVNTGLISNAAAPFGGVKASGLGREGGHQGLEEYLETKYLCIDIG; this comes from the coding sequence ATGGAAGCGCTGAAAGAGACAAAGCTGTATTGCCCGTTTGCCTATATCGACGGCAGTTGGGTAGCCGCAGATAGTGGTGAACAGATCAATGTTATCAATCCAGCAACCGGCGAGCCGGTTGGCGATATTCCGCGATTAGGCAGGGCCGAAACAGAGCGTGCCATTGATGCGGCGGACGCCGCATTGCCTGCCTGGCGGTCATTAACTGCTCAAGAGCGTGCTGATTTATTACTTAAGTGGCACGATTTAATGCTCGAGCACCAGCATGATTTAGCACTGCTGATGACGTACGAGCAGGGTAAGCCAGTTAAAGAAGCTGAGGGTGAGATTGCTTACGCTGCAAGCTTTCTGCGCTGGTTTGCTGAAGAAGCAAGACGTGTTTATGGTGAAACCATTCCGGCTGCAAAAGCCAGCCAGCGCATTGTGGTCACCAAGCAGCCGGTAGGTGTCGTAGGTGCTATTACACCGTGGAACTTTCCGGCGGCGATGATTACTCGCAAAGCAGGGGCTGCTTTGGCTGCTGGCTGTACTATCGTGGTGAAACCGGCTAGTCAGACCCCGTTTTCGGCGACTGCGCTGGCGCTTCTCGCTGAGAGAGCGGGTATTCCTCGCGGGGTTTTCAACGTAGTGCCGGGTAATGCGTCTGAAATAGCTAAAGCGCTGACGCAGTCGCCTAAAGTGCGCAAAATAACCTTCACGGGATCGACTGAGGTTGGGCGTAAGTTGATGGCCCAGGCGGCCGAGCATGTGCAAAAAATATCGCTGGAGCTGGGTGGTAACGCGCCATTTATTGTTTTTGAAGATGCGGATCTTGATGCTGCAGTTGAAGGGGCGATGGCCGCTAAGTTTCGCAATGCTGGCCAAACATGTGTGTGTACCAACCGCTTTCTGGTGCAGTCCAGTGTCATTAATGCTTTTTGTGAAAAGCTTGCGGTGGCAATGAACAGTGAGCTACACGTAGGAGATGGCACTAAGTCTGGCGTGAATATTGGTCCGCTGATTGACGAAAACGCTGTCAAAAAAGTCAGTGAGCACGTGCAAGATGCGGTTGATAATGGCGCGGAATTGCTGCTGGGCGGCCACCCACACCCGTTGGGAGGCAACTTTTTTACGCCTACACTGATCAGCTTTGCGACCGATAAAATGAAAGTGGCCCATGAAGAGACGTTTGGCCCGCTGGCGGCTGTCTTTCCTTTTGATGATGAAGAAACAGCCATTGAGATGGCAAATGATACGCAATATGGTTTGGCGTCCTACTTCTACTCTCGCGATCTAGCGCGCGTATGGCGTGTTTCAGAAGCGCTTGAATATGGCATGGTGGGCGTTAATACGGGGCTGATTTCCAACGCCGCCGCGCCTTTCGGAGGGGTAAAGGCCTCGGGCCTTGGCCGCGAGGGTGGGCACCAAGGCTTGGAAGAGTATTTGGAAACCAAATACCTCTGTATTGATATTGGCTAA
- a CDS encoding ComF family protein, with translation MLTRPPPALGDALLPVPMYPARARERGFNQAHWLASQLGRRLELPVVSAASTQHLPSQRSLNRRQRMANMVGAFRVSSVLPAHVTIIDDVVTTGATGHALAVAALEAGAERVDIWAAARTPLDKS, from the coding sequence ATGCTGACGCGGCCCCCGCCTGCGTTGGGTGACGCACTGCTGCCAGTGCCTATGTATCCTGCTCGTGCCCGGGAGCGGGGCTTTAACCAAGCGCACTGGCTCGCTAGCCAGCTTGGGCGACGATTAGAGCTGCCTGTTGTTAGCGCTGCCAGTACCCAGCATTTGCCTTCACAGCGCTCATTAAATCGCCGTCAGCGAATGGCCAACATGGTGGGCGCTTTTCGAGTGAGCTCAGTATTACCGGCACACGTTACGATTATTGATGATGTGGTCACAACAGGGGCAACTGGACACGCGTTAGCCGTTGCCGCGCTTGAGGCGGGTGCTGAACGAGTCGATATATGGGCGGCTGCCCGTACACCGCTAGATAAGAGTTGA